The Streptomyces sp. HUAS MG91 sequence TTCATCTACTTCTGGAAGGCAGAGGAGACGTACGGCCGTGACTGAGACGACCACCCTCCGCAAGGAGACCCCGCAGCCGCAGGACGAGCGCGTCCCCACCGTCATCGTCGACGGCGTCGACATCGTCTACCGGGTCAACGGCACCGGCGCGGGCCGCGGCACCGCGACCGCCGCCCTCAGCCGCATCCTGCGCGGCCGCAAGAAGGTCGAGCGGCGCGCGGGCGTCCGCAAGGTCCACGCGGTACGAAACGTGTCGTTCACCGCCTACCGCGGCGAGGCCATCGGTCTGATCGGCACCAACGGCTCGGGCAAGTCGACCCTGCTCAAGGCCGTCGCCGGACTGCTGCCCACGGAGAACGGCCGGATCTTCACCGACGGCCAGCCCTCCCTGCTCGGCGTGAACGCCGCGCTGATGAACGACCTCACCGGCGAGCGCAACGTCAAGCTCGGCGGCCTCGCCATGGGCATGAGCCGCGAGCAGGTCCGCGACCGCTACGACGAGATCGTCGACTTCTCCGGCATCAACGACAAGGGCGACTTCATCACCCTGCCCATGCGCACGTACTCCTCGGGCATGGGAGCGCGGCTGCGCTTCTCCATCGCCGTCGCCAAGGAGCACGACGTCCTCCTGGTCGACGAGGCGCTGGCCACCGGCGACCGCTCCTTCCAGAAGCGCTCCGAGCAGCGGATCAAGGAGCTGCGCGAGCGCGCGGGCACCGTCTTCCTGGTGAGCCACAGCAACAAGTCGATCCGGGACACCTGCGACCGGGTGCTCTGGCTGGAGCGCGGCGAGCTGCGGATGGACGGACCGACGGAGGAGGTCCTCGCGGCGTACGAGGCGTTCACCAACCCGGCCAAGAAGCCCAAGAGCCCCGCGCCCGCCAAGAACGCCACAAAGGGAACCTGACCCCCGCCGCCCCGCCTCTTCCCCCATGAGGCCCAGTGGAGACACAACTGCGCTTACCCTTTTGTCCGCTTAGTGCAAATATGGCTCTTGGGCGGTGACCAGAAGAGGACAAGAAGAGGCGAGGAGTCCCTGTGCAGATAACCCGGACCGGCGAGCCGTCGCTCAGCATCATCGTGTACGGGCGCGACGTGCAGGGACTGCTCGGCGTCTGTCTGGACAGCGTGGCCGCGCAGCTCCCGCCGGAGGCCGAGCTGATCACGGCGGCCGTCGGGAACGACGCGCGGGACGTGGCGGCGCGGTCCGGCGGCACGGTACTGCCGCTGCCCGCGGAGACCGGCGACGCGGACGCGCGGGCCGCGGGCGCCGAGCGGGCGCGCGGCACCTGGCTGTGGTTCATGCCCGCCAAGGACCGGCTGCCCGCGGGCGCCGTGCGCGCCCTGCTCGACCGGCTGGCCGAGGTGCCGGAGCAGGTCGACGTGCTGGTCGCCGACCATGTCCGTACGACCTGGCGCGCCACCGGCGCGTCCGGCGCCGACGCCGGCCGGCTCGCCCGGGTGGCCCGCCGCGACGTCACCCTCGACCAGGCCCCCGACCTGCTCCGCGTCACCCCGCTGCTCGCCAAGCGCGCCCTGCGCACCTCCTTCTGGCGCGCGCACGAGGCCGAACTGGCCGACCCGGACGAGATGTTCGCCGCCCGCGCCGCCCTGGCGCTCGCCGACCGGATCGCCTGCCTGGACCAAGTGGTCGTCGAGGTGCGGGAGTTGCGGCGCGAGAGCCTGCCCGCGGTGACCGCCGAGCAGCGCTACGGACTCGTCGAGACCTACGACCGCCTCCAGCGCCTGCTGCACCGGCGGGAGTCCGCACCCCGGCCGCGCGCGGTCCTGTACGACCTGATGGCCACCGAGACGATGCGGGTGGTGGCGCGCGAGTCGATGCCGGACGCGGTGGCCCGGGAGTTCTTCCACCGCGCCTCGGCGGCGGCCGTGCGTTGGAAGCCCGCCGGACACCGGCGCCCCGGCGGCATGGAGGGCATCCGGCGCAGACTGCTCGAAGAGGACGCGTACACCAAGTACCGCGCGTTCCAGGCCGCCAACCAGCGGCGGCGCGGCCTGCGCACGACCCTGCGCACCCGGAAGAAGCAGCTGGGCGCCAAGGTCCTCGACCACCACTACCAGAAGGCCCTGCGCGAGCCGGTCGACCAGGACCTGGCCGTCTTCTCCGCCTACTGGGACCGCGGAGTCGCCTGCAATCCGGCCGCGATCGCCGCGAAGCTCGGCGAACTCGCCCCGCACATCCGCCCGGTGTGGGTGGTGTCGAAGGCGGCCGAGCCGCTCGTCCCGCCCGGCACCGACCACATCGTGCCCGGCACCCGCCGCTACTGGGAGGTACTGGCCCGCGCCCGCTACCTCACCAACAACGTCAACTTCCCGAACGCCGTGGTCAAGCGCCCCGGCGCGATCCACCTCCAGACCCACCACGGCACCCCGCTGAAGAAGATGGGCCTGGACCAGCGCGCCTACCCGACGGCCTCCCGGGGCCTCGACTTCGACGCGCTGCTCGCCCGCGTCGACAAGTGGGACTACAGCGTCAGCGCCAACAGCCACTCCACCCGGATGTGGGAGCACGCCTACCCCTCGCACTACACGTCGCTGGATCACGGCTATCCCCGCAACGACGTCTACTACCGGGCGACGGCCGCCGACATCCGCGCCGTCCGCGACCGCCTCGGCATCGCCCCGGGCCGCCGGGCCGTCCTGTACGCGCCGACCCACCGCGACTACGAGGCGAGCTGGACCCCGCGCCTGGACCTGGCGGCCCTGTCCGAGCGGCTCGGCGACGACACGGTCCTGCTGGTGCGCGGCCACTACTTCTACGGCGGCGGCGCCTCCCCGCTGGCGGGCCTGCGGCGCACCGGCCGGGTCATCGACGTATCGGCGTACGACCCGGTGGAGGAGCTGGCGCTGGCCTCGGACGCGCTGGTCACGGACTACTCGTCCATCATGTTCGACTACGCGAACCTGGACCGGCCGATCATCAGCTTCGCCGACGACTGGGAGACGTACGCCCGCACCCGCGGCACCTACTTCGACCTGCTCGCCGAACCGCCGGGCCACGTGGCGCGCACCGAGGAGGACCTGACCGAGATCCTCGCGACGGACGCCTGGCGCGACGAGGCGTCGGCGAAGGTGCGCACCGCCTTCCGGCGCAAGTTCTGCGAGTTCGACGACGGGCGGGCCGCCGAGCGCGTCGTGCGCCGCGTCTTCCTGGGCGAGCCGGAGGAGAGTCTGCCGCCCGTGCTGCCGCCCGAGTCCCGCACCCCCGCTCCCACCCCCGAGGAGGCGACCGGCTGATGCCCGCGCAGACCCCCGACGTGACCGTCACGGTGATCGTCTTCAACGACGCCGAGCGGCTGCCGCGCGCCGTCGCCTCGCTGCGGGCGCAGACGCACGAGAACATCGAGATCGTCATCAGCGACGACCACTCGACGGACCGCACGCCCGAGGTGGCCAGGGAACTGGCCGCGCAGGACGCCCGCATCACGTATCTGCGGCTGCCGGAGAACAGCGGCGGCTGCTCCGCCCCGCGCAACCGCGCGCTCGACATCGCCCGCGCCCCGTACGTGATGTTCCTGGACAGCGACGACGAACTCCCGCCGCGCGCCGTCGAGTCACTGCTCGCCGCCCACCGCGAGAACCCCGCGATCGACTTCGCGATGGGCGCGGTGCAGCGGATCAGGGTCGACACCGGCCACCGCTCGATCTGGATGCCGCACCTGGTCGCCGAGCGCCGCACGGTCCCCGGCATCGAGGCCGAACCGGCGCTGCTCTTCGAGCACCTGTCGACGAGCAAGATGTACGCGCGCGCCTTCCTCGACCGCCACCGGCTGCGCTTCCCCGAGGGCATCCACTACGAGGACCAGCTGTTCTCGGCGCAGGCGTACGGCCTGGCGAGATCGTTCACCGTCGTCCCCGACACCGTCTACCGCTGGTACATCGCGCCGTACGCGGCCGAGTCCGCGGCCTCCATCTCCAACCAGCGGCACAAGCTGGCCAACGTCCGCGACCGGGTCCACGTGCAGACGCTCATCGACGACTTCCTGAAGGAGGGCGGCTTCAGCGACGCGGTGCGCGAGGCCAAGGACTACAAGTTCCTCAAGCACGACTTCCGGATGTACGCGGGCGACCTGCCCTACCGGGCCGACGACTGGCTGGAGGGGTTCGCCGAGATCGTGAACCCGTACCTGGCCGGCCTCGCCCCCGGCGCCTACGAGCGGCTGCCGCGCGCCGAGCGCGTCGTCCTCCAGCTGATCCGCGACGGCCGCCTCGACGAGGCCAGGCTCGCCGCGCGCGGCCTCGGCCACGGGGTCGCCCCGCGCGAGGCGGTCACCGACGACGCGGGCAGCCTCTACTGGGGCGGTACGCTCCCGGCCACGCCCGAGGCCCGCCGCGAGCTGGCCCTCGACGACCTGGCGCTGGACACCCGGCCGTTCCCCGGTGCCCAGTTCCGGCACGAGATCGTCTCGGTGCGGCGCAATCCCGGCGCGGCCTCGCTCGCCCTGCACATCCGCACCCACGACCCGGCGCTGCGCCTCCCGGTCGGCCCGCAGGTCGCCGCGCTGCTGCTCTCCCCCGGGCGGCGCCGCACGACGGTCCGCTTCCGGCTCGACCCGGTGCGCCCCGGCGTCTTCGAGGGCCGCGTCGACCTGGACCTGACGCAGGTCCCGCTGCCGCCCCAGGGCTTCGACGGCACTCGCCACCCGCTCCTCCAGCTCCAGGCGCCGGGGGGCCTGCGCAACACGGGCCTGCTGCTCGCGCCGCTGGACTTCCCGTCGTTCACGTCCGAGTTCCGCCGGCACCGGGTGACGGTGGAGCCGGAGGGGCGCGGCGCGGGCCGGCTCCAGGTGCGGTGGGCGGCGGTCGGGATGACGGCCCGGGTCGTGCGGCCGGTGGCGCGCCGGGTGGGCCGCAATCAGGTGGCGCGGCGGGTGCGGCGGGCCGCCCGTCTGGTGTCGGCCCTCACCCGCTGACGCGCACCCGGTACAGCTGCTGTCCCCGGGGACCGACGGCCACCCGCTCCAGGGCCGGGTCCCCGGCGGGCAGCCCGCCGTCGCCGCGATAGGCCACCACCCACCGCACGTCGTACCGGCGCAGCACCCCGAGCCGGTCCCGGCGCGGGGTCCCGGCCGCGAAGTACGTGGCCACGGCGTCCTCGCGCGCCCGCTCGTCGTCGAGGAAGAAGTCCGGGTAGCCGGGGGCGACCGTGTACGGCCCGTAGGCGGGGATCTGGCGGGCCGGGAACGTCTTGGCGAGCACCACGTCCCCGTACCCCACCCAGGGCGTGATCCAGTGGTAACCGCCCCACGGCTCGCGGTACCTGTCGGCGACCGGCGAGGGCAGCGCCGAGCGCGGCAGCACATAGCCGAGCGTTCCCGACTGGGTCCACGCGCCCAGCAGCAGCGCCGCCGACACCGCGAGGCCGAGGCCGAGCCGCACGGCCCTGCGGGGTGCGGAGAACACTTCGAGGCCCGCCGCGACCTGCGCGGGGATCAGGACGGCCGGCAGCGCCCGGCCCCAGGACCAGTGGCCGGTCAGGCCCCCGGCGGCGAACACGGCGAGCCCCGCCAGGCAGAACAGGACCAGTGGGTCGCGCCGGTCGCGCCGCCAGCGCAGGACGAGCGCGACGCCGCCGACGAGCGCCACCAGCCACAGCCGGGCGGGCAGGTCCCGGTAGAGCGAGCGGTGGATGGCCTCCAGGTTCCCGCCCGCGCGGAACAGCGCGAAGAAGGAGTAGTACGGCCACAGCGAGATCAGCAGGAGCCCGGTCGCGAGCCCGCCGCCGAGCCGCACCCAGTGCGTCACGTCCGGCCACGGCCGCGCGCCGAGGACCATGGCGAGGGCGCCGAGCGAGGCGACGACACCGGTGAACTGATGGCTGAGCAGGATCACCGCCCACAGCACCCCGGCGCCCAGGAAGTGCGCCCAGGCGGTCGCCCGGCGCAGCAGCGCCCACAGCCAGAAGGAGGCGCCGAGCGCGAACGTGCTCGGGTAGGCGACGCACAGGGCGAGGGAGTTGAGGCCGAGGTAGCCGCTCCAGTTGAACAGCGTCGTGCCCCACAGCAGCACCAGGCAGAGCAGGACGAGCCCGGCCACGGCGGCCCGCCGCCGGCGCGCGGCCGCCCGCTCCAGGAACGTACCGGTGAACGCCCACACCCCGCCCGCGAGCACCGCGAGCGAGACGAACGCCCCGACGCGCAGCACGACGAACACCCCGAGCCCGGTCGCCTTCGCGACACAGCCGAGCAGCAGCGTCCAGGGGCTGTAGTACGGGCTCTCGGCGTCGGCCCTGACCAGCGGGTCGCCGGGGTCGAGCAGGTCGTGGCGCAGGCGCTCGACGGTGGCGGCGTGGATGCCGAGGTCGCCGGCCCAGGGCAGCCGCACCACGACGGCGAGCAGCAGCACGAGGACACCGCAGGCCGCGGCACCGGCCGCGATGCGGGCGGGCGCGGCGGTCAGCGGGCCCTCGCGCGCGGCCTCGGCAGCGGTCAACGGGCCCTCGCGCGCAGCTTCCACGGCATGGCCACCGACTCCAGCTGGACCATCAGGTTCATCTTCGACTCGCCGACGGTGCGGTCCTCGAAGTGGATGGGGACCTCGACGATGCCGTGCCCGCGGCGCAGCGCCCGGTACTTCATCTCGACCTGGAAGCTGTAGCCGGCGCTGTCGACGGAGGCCAGGTCGATGGCGCGCAGGGTGTCCTCGCGCCACAGGTTGAAGCCGCCGGTGATGTCGCGCACCCGGGTGCCGAGGATGGTGCCCGCGTAGGCGTTGGCCCAGCGCGAGAGCAGCCTGCGGTGGGCGCCCCACGCGTCGGAGAGGGTGCCGCCCTGGACGTAGCGGCTGCCGATGGTGACCCCGGCGCCGGTGGCCAGCGCGACGCCCAGCATCTGCGGGACCTTGGCGACGGGGTGGCTGCCATCGGCGTCCATCTGGAGGACGTAGCGCGCGCCCTCGGCGACGGCCCGGCTCATCCCGGCCGCGTAGGCGCGGCCGAGCCCTTCCTTGCCCGCGCGGTGCAGCACGCCGATCCGGTCGGCGCCGAAGCGGCGCGCGTACTCCTCGGCGATGTCGCCGGTGCCGTCGGGGCTGGAGTCGTCGACGACGAGCAGCCGCAGCCCGGCCAGTTGGAGCCCCATCAGGGCGTCGGCCATGCCGGGCAGGTTCCCGGCCTCGTTGTAGGTGGGCATCACGACGGTGAGCGGGGTCGCGGCCCAGGTGTCGGGCAGCGCGAGGGCGCGGTCCGCCGTCCGTGGCGACCTCGGCGAATCGGCTGGCTTCGGCGGCATCGGCTCTCCCTGAACGGTCATCAGACAATCGGCGTCCACTTTAGACGTTATGCCCCGCATTGCCCTGAGACATGGCCCCGGGTGCAGGGAGTCCATCAAGCCGGACGACGTCAGGAGGCAGGCAAGAGCGCGTCAAGAACAGGGGCAGAATACGGCGACACTTCCCGGCCGCCACGGCCGCCGCGCGGTCAACTGCACTGCGGAGTACGGCAGATGACCCGGTCCCGGGTACGGCGAAGGGGCGCCCCGGGCCGCTGTGGCCCGGGGCGCCCCCGGTGTACGTACGGGCCAGGGCCTGTCTCTCAGATCCCTCCGTCCGCCCGGAGGGCGGGCCCCGCGGCGTCTGGTGCGTGGTCTCGGCGTGCCGGGCGCGAGGCCTCGTACTGGACGTACTCGGCCTTGTGCCCGGTGCGGCGAATGGGGTCTCCCCTGCTCGAGCGAAGTTCGAGAGCTTGGGGAAGCGTGCCAGGCGTCGCGGGGCAGGAGGGATCTGAGAGACAGGCCCTAGGCCCGGTGCGTCACGAGTGCGTGCGCAGCAGCGTGCGCATGGTGCGCATCGCGACCGACAGGTTCGCCAGGTCGAAGGCGTCCGAGCCCTGGATCTCCTCCAGGGTCGTGCGCGCCCGGCCCAGGATCGCCGCGTTCTTCTCCTCCCACGCCTTGAACCGCTGCTCCGGCGTGGAGCCGCCGTTGCCCACCGCGAGCACGTCGGCGGTCAGGGCCGCGTGCGCCGCGTACAGGTCCTCGCGGATCGAGGCGCGGGCCATCGACTGCCAGCGGTCGGCCCGCGGGAGCTCGATGATCCGGTCCATGAGCTGGGTGATGCCGAGCCGGTCGGCGAGGTCGTAGTACACCTCGGCGACGTCCAGCGCCTCCTTGCCCATCCGGTCCGCGATCTGGACGATGTCCAGCGTCGGGAACGCCGAGGAGAACCCGGCGACCCGCCGCGCCAGCTCGTCCGGCACTCCGGCGCCGGTCAGCTCGTCGAAGATCGACTCGTACCACTCGGCGTCCGCGCCGCGCAGCATCTTGGGCAGCTCGGCCCAGACCTCGGCGACACCGTCCCGGAAGAAGTCGATGGTCTCGGCGAGCTGGAGCGGCTGCGGCCGGTTGTTGAGCAGCCAGCGGGTGCCGCGCTCGACGAGCCGCCGCGAGTGCAGCCGGATCCGGGTCTGGACATCGGCGGCCACGACGTTGTCGAGCGCCTCGACCGCGTCCCAGACCTCGCTCAGGCCGAAGATCTCGCGCGCGGCGAGCTGCGCCCGCACGATCTCCTCCAGGGAGGCGCCGGTCTCCTCGCGCAGCCGGTGCAGGAAGGTCGAACCACCGGTGTTCACCGTGTCGTTGACCAGCACCGTCGTGATGATCTCGCGGCGCAGCGCGTGCCCGTCGATCGCCTCGGCGTACTTGTCGCGCAGCTCCTGCGGGAAGTACGCGTGCAGCAGCCGGCGCAGGTACGCGTCGTCGGGCAGCGACGTCTGGATCAGCTCGTCGGCGGCCGTGATCTTCGTGTAGGCGAGGAGGACGGCCAGCTCCGGCTGGCTGAGCCCGCGCCCGTTGTTCAGGAGCTCCTTGATCTGCCGGTCGTTCGGCAGGAACTCCAGGCCGCGGTCGAGGTGGCCCTGCTTGCCGAGCCGGCGCATGAAGCGCTGGTGGGCGTGGAGCAGGGACGACGACTGCGCCTCGGCGTTGGCGAGCGCGGTGTTCTGCGCGTAGTTGTTGCGCAGCACCAGATGGCCGACCTCGTCGGTCATCGCGGCGAGCAGCTTGTTGCGCTGCTTGACGGTCATGTCCCCTTCGGAGACCAGGCCGTTGAGCAGGATCTTGATGTTGACCTCGACGTCCGAGGTGTTCACACCCGCGCTGTTGTCGATGGCGTCGGTGTTGACCTTGCCGCCGGTGCGGGCGAACTCGATGCGGCCCAGCTGGGTCGCGCCGAGGTTGCCGCCCTCGCCGATGACCTTGGCGCGCACGTCCTGGCCGTCGACGCGGATCGCGTCGTTGGCCTTGTCGCCGACGTCCGCGTTCGACTCCGGGGACGCCTTCACGTACGTACCGATGCCGCCGTTCCACAGCAGGTCGACCGGCGCCTGGAGGATCGCCTTCATCAGCTCGGCCGGGGTCATCTTGGCCTGGCCGGACTCGATGCCGAGCGCCTCGCGGATGTGGGCGTTGAGCTGGATCGACTTGGCGGAGCGCGGGAAGACGCCGCCGCCCGCCGAGATCAGCTCCTTGTCGTAGTCGGCCCACGAGGAGCGCGGCAGCTCGAACATGCGGCGGCGCTCGGCGTACGAGGTCTCCGCGACCGGCTTCGGGTCGATGAAGATGTGCCGGTGGTCGAAGGCGGCGACCAGGCGGATGTGCTCGGAGAGCAGCATGCCGTTACCGAACACGTCACCGCTCATGTCGCCGACGCCGACGACCGTGAAGTCCTCGGACTGGGTGTCGACGCCCAGCTCGCGGAAGTGCCGCTTGACGGACTCCCAGGCACCGCGGGCGGTGATGCCCATGCCCTTGTGGTCGTAACCGGCCGAGCCGCCCGACGCGAAGGCGTCCCCGAGCCAGAAGTTGTACGACTCCGCGACGCCGTTGGCGATGTCGGAGAAGGACGCGGTGCCCTTGTCGGCCGCGACGACGAGGTAGGTGTCGTCCTCGTCGTGCCGCACGACGTCGGACGGCGGCACGACCTCGCCGGCGACCAGGTTGTCGGTGATGTCGAGCAGCGCCGAGATGAACGTCTTGTAGCTGGCAACGCCCTCGGCCATCCACGCGTCCCGGTCCACGCTCGGGTCGGGCAGCTGCTTGGCGACGAAGCCGCCCTTCGCGCCGACCGGCACGATGACGGTGTTCTTCACCATCTGCGCCTTGACCAGGCCGAGGATCTCGGTGCGGAAGTCCTCGCGCCGGTCGGACCAGCGCAGACCTCCACGGGCCACCTTGCCGAAGCGCAGGTGGACGCCCTCGACGCGCGGCGAGTACACCCAGATCTCGTAGGCGGGGCGCGGCTCGGGCAGGTCGGGGATGGCCTTCGGGTCCAGCTTCATGGAGACGTACGCGTGCGGCTCGCCGTCCGTCGCCCTCTGGAAGAAGTTGGTGCGCAGGGTCGCCTTGATGACGGTGAGGAAGGACCGCAGGATCCGGTCCTCGTCGAGCGAGGCCACCTGGTCGAGCGCGCCGTCGAGCTCTTCGAGGAGCCCGTCGATCAGCTCGGTCCCGGCGCGCTGCCGCTCGGGCGACATCCGCGCCTCGAACAGCGACACCAGCAGGCGCGTGGTGTGCACATTGGTGCGGAGGGTGTCCTCCATGTAGTCCTGGCTGAAGGTGGAACCGGCCTGGCGCAGGTACTTGGCGTACGCGCGCAGCACCATCGCCTGCCGCCAGTTCAGCCCGGCGCCCAGGACCAGGGCGTTGAAGCCGTCGTTCTCGGCGCGCCCGGTCCAGGTCGCGGCGAACGCCTCCTGGAACCGCTCGCGGCCGTCGGCGCCCAGCTCCCCGCCGCTGCCGTTGCCCGGGGTCGGCATCCGCAGGCCGAAGTCGTAGATCCAGGCGGTCGCGCGGTCGGCGCAGCGCAGCTCGTACGGGCGCTCGTCGGTCACCTCGACGCCCAGGCGCTGGAGCACCGGCAGGACGGCGGAGAGCGAGACGGGCGAACCGGTCCGGTAGATCTTGAAGCGGCGCTCGCCGGGGGCGGCGCCCACGGGCTCGTACAGCGAGAGCGCGAAGTCCTTGCCCCCGCGGTCGCCGTGGCTGAGCTGCTCCAGGTGGACCAGGTCGGCGACGGCGGCGCGCGGCGTGTGGTCGGCCTTGTAGCCCTCGGGGAAGGCCTGGCCGTAGCGGCGCAGCAGTTCGGCGGCGCGCTCCTCGCCGCACTCGGCGTTCAGCGCCTCGGCGAAGCCGTCGGCCCAGGAGCGGGCGGCCTCGACCAGGCGGGCCTCGATGCGGTCGGAGTCGGCGTCGGTGAGCGCGGGCAGCTCGGTGCCGGGCGCGACGCGGACGACGAAGTGCAGCCGGGAGAGGATCGACTCGGTGTTCCAGGCGGTGAAGTCGACGGTCTCGCCGCCGAGCTCCTCCTTGAGGATGTCGATGATGCGCAGCCGGACGCCGGTGGTGTACCGGTCGCGCGGCAGGTAGACGAGCGCGGAGTAGTAGCGCCCGTACTCGTCCTTGCGCAGGTAGAGCCGCAGCCGGCGGCGCTCCTGGAGGTAGAGCACCGAGGTGACGATGTCGCGCAGCTCGTCGGCGGGCGTCTGGAACAGCTCGTCGCGCGGGTACGTCTCCATGATCTGCATCAGGTCGCGGCCGTCGTGGCTGTTGGGCGAGAAGCCCGCGCCCTTGAGGACCTCGGCGACCTTGCGGCGGATGACGGGGACGCGGCGGACCGACTCGGTGTACGCGGCGGAGGAGAACAGGCCGAGGAAGCGGCGCTCGCCGACCACGTTCCCCTTCTCGTCGAACTTCTTCACGCCGACGTAGTCGAGGTAGGACGGCCGGTGCACGGTGGCGCGGCTGTTGGCCTTGGTCAGCACCAGGAGGCGGTGCTCGCGGGCCTTGGCGCGGGCGTCGTCGGGCAGCCGGTGGAACGACGGCGACACCGGGTGGTGGTCGTCGGCGTCGTGCTGCGGGTCGGCGCGCAGGATGCCGAGGCCGGTGCCCGGGACGGCGGCGAGGGAGTCGTCGTCGGTGAGGGTGTACTCGCGGAAGCCCAGGAAGGTGAAGTGGTCGGCGGAGAGCCAGCGCAGCAGCTCCCGGGCCTCCTCGACCTCCTGGTCGCGCAGGTCGCCCGCGATGGGCTCGCCCGGCAGTTCGTCGGCGATGCGCAGCGCGGCGTCGCGCATCTTCTCCCAGTCCTCGACGCACTCGCGCACGTCGGACAGGACGCGGAGCAGATCGGTGGTGATCTGCTTGAGGTCGGCGCGGTCGGTCTCGCGGTCCATCTCGACGTGGATCCACGACTCGGTGAGCACGTCGTGGCCCTCGGCGGTGGTCCCGGCCGGCAGCACTTCGAGCAGCTTGCCGGCGACGTCGCGCCGCACGACGACCTGCGGGTGGATGACGACGTGGATGCCCCGGCCCTGCCGCGACAGCTCGTTGGTCACGGAGTCCACGAGGAACGGCATGTCGTCGGTGACGACCTCGACGACGGAGTGGCTGCACGTCCAGCCGTTCTCCTCGACCGTGGGGGTGTGCACCCGCACGTTCGCGGTGCCCTGCGGTCGGTTCTCGGCGAGCCGGTAGTGCGAGTAGGCGGCCCCGAAGGCGTCGACCGGGTCGCGGTCGGCCAGGTCCTCGGGCGCGGTGTGCAGGTAGTAGCGCTGGAGGAACGTGAGCACGGTGTCGATGTTCTCGACGGTGTGCGTGCCCTCGCCCGTCGGTAGGTGCCCCCCTACCGGGCTGTTCTCAGCAACCCGGGCGGCCCGTTCGAGCAGCTCGGCCTTGGCTTCGTCCAGCTTGGTCTGCATTGTCCTCTGGCTCCTGTCGCGCGCCGTTGCGTGACGTAGACATGTATGGCTCGACGTAACGCCGCGACGCGGGGTGTCCGGTCTGCTTCGACGTTATGCCGGATTGGGAGAAGAGCGGACGGTAATGCGCCATTTTCAACGAACTGGCCATCCGCCGGAAATGATCAGCGTCCGAGCGCCGGGGGCGGCCGCTGTGGCGGTCCGTCTTCTCCCGGCGCGGGCAGGGGGCGACGATGCCCCCGCGAGATATCGCGCTGATCACGGGACCAAGGCTATCGCTCCCGACCGGGGGCACGTCATGAGCCGCATGTGTACAAATCCGGTGGCCGAACTTTGACACTCTGCACAGAACGGCGCCTCTTGTCAGCGCTCCCGGGCGGCGGCACCTTGGGCACGGCGGCGGATTCGGCCCGCGCCGCCCTCGACCGATTCGGGAGCGTGTGACGGATGGCACTCAAGATTCTGATCGTGACCGG is a genomic window containing:
- a CDS encoding NAD-glutamate dehydrogenase, whose translation is MQTKLDEAKAELLERAARVAENSPVGGHLPTGEGTHTVENIDTVLTFLQRYYLHTAPEDLADRDPVDAFGAAYSHYRLAENRPQGTANVRVHTPTVEENGWTCSHSVVEVVTDDMPFLVDSVTNELSRQGRGIHVVIHPQVVVRRDVAGKLLEVLPAGTTAEGHDVLTESWIHVEMDRETDRADLKQITTDLLRVLSDVRECVEDWEKMRDAALRIADELPGEPIAGDLRDQEVEEARELLRWLSADHFTFLGFREYTLTDDDSLAAVPGTGLGILRADPQHDADDHHPVSPSFHRLPDDARAKAREHRLLVLTKANSRATVHRPSYLDYVGVKKFDEKGNVVGERRFLGLFSSAAYTESVRRVPVIRRKVAEVLKGAGFSPNSHDGRDLMQIMETYPRDELFQTPADELRDIVTSVLYLQERRRLRLYLRKDEYGRYYSALVYLPRDRYTTGVRLRIIDILKEELGGETVDFTAWNTESILSRLHFVVRVAPGTELPALTDADSDRIEARLVEAARSWADGFAEALNAECGEERAAELLRRYGQAFPEGYKADHTPRAAVADLVHLEQLSHGDRGGKDFALSLYEPVGAAPGERRFKIYRTGSPVSLSAVLPVLQRLGVEVTDERPYELRCADRATAWIYDFGLRMPTPGNGSGGELGADGRERFQEAFAATWTGRAENDGFNALVLGAGLNWRQAMVLRAYAKYLRQAGSTFSQDYMEDTLRTNVHTTRLLVSLFEARMSPERQRAGTELIDGLLEELDGALDQVASLDEDRILRSFLTVIKATLRTNFFQRATDGEPHAYVSMKLDPKAIPDLPEPRPAYEIWVYSPRVEGVHLRFGKVARGGLRWSDRREDFRTEILGLVKAQMVKNTVIVPVGAKGGFVAKQLPDPSVDRDAWMAEGVASYKTFISALLDITDNLVAGEVVPPSDVVRHDEDDTYLVVAADKGTASFSDIANGVAESYNFWLGDAFASGGSAGYDHKGMGITARGAWESVKRHFRELGVDTQSEDFTVVGVGDMSGDVFGNGMLLSEHIRLVAAFDHRHIFIDPKPVAETSYAERRRMFELPRSSWADYDKELISAGGGVFPRSAKSIQLNAHIREALGIESGQAKMTPAELMKAILQAPVDLLWNGGIGTYVKASPESNADVGDKANDAIRVDGQDVRAKVIGEGGNLGATQLGRIEFARTGGKVNTDAIDNSAGVNTSDVEVNIKILLNGLVSEGDMTVKQRNKLLAAMTDEVGHLVLRNNYAQNTALANAEAQSSSLLHAHQRFMRRLGKQGHLDRGLEFLPNDRQIKELLNNGRGLSQPELAVLLAYTKITAADELIQTSLPDDAYLRRLLHAYFPQELRDKYAEAIDGHALRREIITTVLVNDTVNTGGSTFLHRLREETGASLEEIVRAQLAAREIFGLSEVWDAVEALDNVVAADVQTRIRLHSRRLVERGTRWLLNNRPQPLQLAETIDFFRDGVAEVWAELPKMLRGADAEWYESIFDELTGAGVPDELARRVAGFSSAFPTLDIVQIADRMGKEALDVAEVYYDLADRLGITQLMDRIIELPRADRWQSMARASIREDLYAAHAALTADVLAVGNGGSTPEQRFKAWEEKNAAILGRARTTLEEIQGSDAFDLANLSVAMRTMRTLLRTHS